From Haemorhous mexicanus isolate bHaeMex1 chromosome 1, bHaeMex1.pri, whole genome shotgun sequence, one genomic window encodes:
- the LOC132334549 gene encoding transcription factor SOX-17-like: MSSPDAGYASSDDQVQGRCSLPIMMPAMCPWAAEALSPLGEAKAKGGAAASGPSGGRSKGEARIRRPMNAFMVWAKDERKRLAQQNPDLHNAELSKMLGKSWKALSLAEKRPFVEEAERLRVQHMQDHPNYKYRPRRRKQVKRLKRVESGFLQHGLAEAAAAAAGPGLGSEVSGGVGGRMCVEGLGLAYGEQGYAAAAGAGHYRDCPPLGAAFDGYGLPTPDPSPLDAAESEASFFAAGLQEECALVPYGYGPHPAAAEYPAAAAAASESPSGGSLRRHLPPGEALGAGGSLQGLLGCPAPLHAYYGQCQPPGAGRGPLPPPPGAAGQPSPPPESAPCREQLEQLRPEELLGEVDRTEFEQYLRFACKPELGLPYGGHDAAALSAPEVAAPISSAVSDASSAVYYCGYPDL, translated from the exons ATGAGCAGCCCCGATGCGGGCTACGCCAGCAGCGACGACCAGGTGCAGGGGCGGTGCTCGCTGCCCATCATGATGCCGGCCATGTGCCCGTGGGCGGCAGAGGCGCTGAGTCCGCTGGGCGAGGCGAAGGCGAAGGGCGGTGCGGCGGCGTCGGGGCCGTCGGGCGGCCGGAGCAAGGGCGAGGCGCGGATCCGGCGTCCCATGAACGCCTTCATGGTGTGGGCGAAGGACGAGCGCAAGCGGCTGGCGCAGCAAAACCCGGACCTGCACAACGCCGAGCTCAGCAAGATGCTGG GTAAATCGTGGAAGGCGCTGTCGCTGGCGGAGAAGCGTCCGTTCGTGGAGGAGGCGGAGCGGCTGCGGGTGCAGCACATGCAGGACCACCCGAACTACAAGTACCGGCCGCGGCGGCGGAAGCAGGTGAAGCGCCTGAAGCGGGTGGAGAGCGGCTTCCTGCAGCACGGCCTGgccgaggcggcggcggcggcggcggggcccggtCTGGGCAGCGAGGTGTCCGGCGGCGTCGGCGGCAGGATGTGCGTGGAGGGCCTGGGACTGGCGTACGGCGAGCAGGGCtacgcggcggcggcgggcgcgggccACTACCGGGACTGTCCGCCGCTGGGCGCCGCGTTCGACGGCTACGGCCTGCCGACACCGGACCCGTCGCCGCTGGACGCGGCGGAGAGCGAGGCGTCCTTCTTCGCGgcggggctgcaggaggagtgCGCGCTGGTGCCCTACGGCTACGGCCCGCACCCGGCGGCCGCCGAGTacccggcggcggcggcggcggcgtcCGAGAGCCCGTCGGGCGGGTCGCTGCGGCGGCACCTGCCGCCCGGAGAGGCGCTGGGCGCGGGCGGGtcgctgcaggggctgctgggctgcccgGCGCCGCTGCACGCCTACTACGGGCAGTGCCAGCCGCCGGGAGCGGGGCGCggcccgctgccgccgccgccgggggcCGCGGGGCAGCCGTCGCCGCCGCCGGAGTCGGCGCCGTGccgggagcagctggagcagctgcggccggaggagctgctgggcgaGGTGGACCGCACGGAGTTCGAACAGTACCTGCGCTTCGCCTGCAAACccgagctggggctgccctacGGCGGCCACGACGCGGCCGCGCTGTCGGCGCCTGAGGTGGCGGCTCCCATCTCGTCGGCCGTGTCGGACGCCAGCAGCGCCGTCTACTACTGCGGCTACCCCGACTTGTGA